The Haloplanus salinarum genome includes a region encoding these proteins:
- a CDS encoding LUD domain-containing protein, whose product MATTTTNPLSTFEDALDELGVDLTRTTADAFASTLADIVRDPAVGVPLPFDVEYPDAVTVDPTPAAVERAATGVTPASFGVANYGSVFLPSTADGAEPVSLYPELHVPVVRADEVLPDLPEALDRFGDMAREDAASAVVATGPSATADMGKLVLGAHGPEAVHVVMLDE is encoded by the coding sequence ATGGCTACCACGACCACCAACCCGCTATCGACGTTCGAGGACGCCCTCGACGAACTCGGGGTCGACCTCACCCGGACGACGGCCGATGCGTTCGCATCGACGCTCGCCGACATCGTCCGCGACCCCGCCGTCGGCGTCCCCCTCCCTTTCGACGTCGAGTACCCCGACGCCGTGACCGTCGACCCGACGCCGGCGGCCGTAGAGCGGGCGGCGACCGGCGTCACCCCCGCCTCGTTCGGCGTGGCCAACTACGGGAGCGTCTTCCTCCCCTCGACCGCCGACGGCGCCGAACCCGTCTCCCTCTATCCCGAACTCCACGTCCCCGTGGTCCGTGCGGACGAGGTCCTCCCCGACCTGCCCGAGGCGCTCGACCGCTTCGGCGACATGGCCCGCGAGGACGCCGCGAGCGCCGTCGTCGCCACCGGTCCGAGCGCCACCGCCGACATGGGCAAACTCGTCCTCGGCGCGCACGGCCCCGAGGCCGTCCACGTGGTGATGCTCGATGAGTAA
- a CDS encoding Nramp family divalent metal transporter: MVDDDAGATEPSDDDAEAPVYASAVEGRQYRGTWYCPLPYDDLDRAPETVDYPDRGTGGAFRLAELPRVPRVRHVVGPSAIMLGASLGSGETLFWPGLIARHGWGLYWAFWVGVLTQFFVNTELQRWTLATGESVFRSYVRVHRAWPWVFLVAGLLSLGWPGWAAGAAQVAATATGLAGSTLLGLPAWKPLAVALMLLVWGSYQASSVMYNAVEAFQIGLLALAIATALALAAVGGAVGELVALPASLGSVGTLPPNMDVAVFLGGLAFAGAGGYLNLSQSLWAREKGYAMGNYQGRVHNPFSGDDPEAIHRNGFTFRPTDLNLRRWRGWWRVIQVEHLLTFVLGLLLVATVLMAVAHRHAPGAGANALDMWLGRIAPALGGVGAALVFVLLFLALFTTEYAIVESFVRNSADAVYEAFAREAGWDLSRLFWWLLTAFTVWGVVVILLFSAPLGDRGPFFLLVVGAALSGLMMWPYTLLTLLVNTGRLPEHLQPGWGRVAVLWWASGFYGYFSVLLLGETAVTAGVDAFGTTVGVVGSAPGGYALWLGYALVQASAVIRSIRAKRAAAGTVAALDSRRAFR, encoded by the coding sequence GTGGTTGACGACGACGCGGGGGCGACGGAGCCGAGCGACGACGACGCCGAGGCTCCGGTGTACGCCTCCGCGGTCGAGGGCCGCCAGTACCGGGGAACGTGGTACTGCCCGCTCCCCTACGACGACCTGGATCGAGCGCCCGAGACGGTCGACTACCCCGACCGCGGGACCGGCGGTGCCTTCCGCTTGGCCGAACTGCCCCGCGTGCCCCGCGTCCGCCACGTCGTCGGGCCGAGCGCCATCATGCTCGGCGCGTCGCTCGGGAGCGGCGAGACGCTGTTCTGGCCGGGGCTGATCGCTCGCCACGGCTGGGGGCTCTACTGGGCGTTCTGGGTTGGCGTCCTCACGCAGTTTTTCGTCAACACGGAGCTCCAGCGGTGGACGCTCGCCACCGGCGAGAGCGTCTTTCGGTCGTACGTACGCGTCCACCGCGCGTGGCCGTGGGTCTTCCTGGTCGCCGGTCTCCTCAGCCTCGGGTGGCCCGGCTGGGCCGCAGGGGCCGCACAGGTCGCTGCCACCGCGACCGGCCTCGCCGGGTCCACACTCCTCGGCCTCCCCGCCTGGAAGCCCCTGGCCGTCGCGCTCATGCTCCTCGTCTGGGGCTCCTACCAGGCGTCGTCGGTGATGTACAACGCCGTCGAGGCGTTCCAGATCGGACTCCTCGCGCTCGCCATCGCGACGGCGCTCGCCCTCGCCGCCGTCGGCGGCGCAGTCGGCGAACTCGTGGCCCTGCCCGCGTCGCTCGGGAGCGTGGGCACCCTCCCCCCGAACATGGACGTGGCCGTCTTCCTCGGCGGCCTCGCCTTCGCCGGCGCCGGCGGCTACCTCAACCTCTCACAGAGCCTCTGGGCCCGCGAGAAGGGGTACGCCATGGGCAACTACCAGGGCCGGGTCCACAACCCGTTCAGCGGCGACGACCCGGAAGCGATCCACCGGAACGGCTTCACCTTCCGCCCCACCGACCTGAACCTCCGTCGCTGGCGCGGCTGGTGGCGGGTGATCCAGGTCGAACACCTGCTCACGTTCGTCCTCGGCCTCCTGCTCGTGGCGACGGTCCTGATGGCCGTCGCCCACCGCCACGCCCCCGGCGCCGGGGCGAACGCCCTCGATATGTGGCTCGGGCGGATCGCCCCCGCCCTCGGCGGGGTCGGGGCCGCACTCGTCTTCGTCCTGCTCTTTCTCGCGCTCTTTACCACCGAGTACGCCATCGTCGAGTCGTTCGTCCGCAACTCCGCGGACGCCGTCTACGAGGCCTTCGCCCGCGAGGCGGGGTGGGACCTCTCCCGTCTGTTCTGGTGGCTGCTCACCGCCTTCACCGTGTGGGGGGTGGTCGTCATCCTCCTCTTCTCGGCGCCGCTCGGCGACCGCGGCCCCTTCTTCCTGCTCGTCGTCGGCGCCGCCCTCTCCGGGCTGATGATGTGGCCCTACACGCTCCTGACGCTTCTCGTCAACACCGGGCGACTGCCCGAACACCTCCAACCCGGTTGGGGACGGGTGGCCGTGCTCTGGTGGGCCTCGGGCTTTTACGGCTACTTCTCGGTCCTCCTGCTCGGCGAGACGGCGGTTACGGCCGGGGTCGACGCCTTCGGGACGACCGTCGGCGTCGTCGGGAGCGCCCCCGGCGGCTACGCCCTCTGGCTCGGCTACGCGCTCGTGCAGGCGTCCGCGGTGATCCGGTCGATCCGTGCGAAGCGTGCCGCGGCGGGCACCGTCGCGGCCCTCGACAGTCGGCGGGCGTTTCGGTGA
- a CDS encoding L-lactate permease: MALTDIAVAITPLAIIAYLMVGRFWPATRAMPVAWLVAIVAGYAGWNMSPTWIGAATVNGFITAASILWIVFGAILLLYTLKRTGAFDAINQGFASISDDRRVQVVLLVFLMGSFIEGAAGFGTPAAIVGPLLVGLGFPPLAAVVVALTGNLMAITFGAVGTPLIIGMIDIFGDVEVISSAVAAQGMTVEGWVADIAVWAASFHVVVGAVLPFIGVAMMTRFFGEERSIKPALEVLPLTLFAWASFAVPYWATAYFLGPEFPGLMGAMVGLFVTVGALKAGFFHPDDEWDFGDQSSWPDHWVGEIQPGESADREAGVAADGGVVRTMSLWKAWTPYALVAALLVVTRVVDPVTAFLQSTLVLQWGSIFGTSLSGSLAVLYLPGAVFVAVHLLTIPIHGMSKAEVVGAWSETIEKVTPAVVALLFAVATVQIMLQSGTATGTDGMLIVLSDAMANLAGGVYPFFASLVGALGAFLAGSNTVSDILFGTFQYGVADQIGFPRTIILGAQAVGGAIGNLIAVHNVVAALAVVGLVGEEGRVIRYELIPLAYYATATGVLTLLFGYVLFPGTF; encoded by the coding sequence ATGGCGCTGACCGACATCGCCGTCGCCATCACGCCGCTGGCGATCATCGCCTACCTGATGGTCGGGCGGTTCTGGCCCGCGACGCGGGCGATGCCGGTCGCGTGGCTCGTTGCCATCGTCGCCGGCTACGCCGGGTGGAACATGTCGCCGACCTGGATCGGCGCCGCCACCGTCAACGGCTTCATCACCGCCGCGAGCATCCTCTGGATCGTCTTCGGGGCGATCCTGTTGCTCTATACGCTCAAACGGACCGGCGCGTTCGACGCCATCAACCAGGGGTTCGCCTCGATCAGCGACGACCGCCGCGTCCAGGTGGTCCTGCTCGTGTTCCTGATGGGATCGTTCATCGAGGGCGCGGCCGGCTTCGGGACGCCCGCGGCCATCGTGGGCCCCCTGCTCGTCGGCCTCGGCTTCCCGCCGCTCGCGGCCGTCGTGGTCGCCCTCACCGGGAACCTGATGGCCATCACCTTCGGCGCCGTCGGGACGCCGCTCATCATCGGGATGATCGACATCTTCGGCGACGTGGAGGTCATCTCCTCGGCCGTCGCCGCACAGGGGATGACCGTCGAGGGTTGGGTGGCCGACATCGCGGTGTGGGCGGCCTCGTTCCACGTGGTCGTCGGCGCCGTCCTGCCCTTCATCGGTGTGGCGATGATGACCCGGTTCTTCGGCGAGGAGCGTTCGATCAAGCCCGCGCTGGAGGTGTTGCCGCTCACCCTCTTCGCGTGGGCCTCCTTCGCCGTGCCCTACTGGGCGACGGCGTACTTCCTGGGACCGGAGTTCCCCGGCCTGATGGGTGCGATGGTCGGCCTGTTCGTCACGGTCGGCGCGCTCAAGGCCGGCTTCTTCCACCCCGACGACGAGTGGGACTTCGGCGACCAGTCCTCGTGGCCCGACCACTGGGTCGGCGAGATCCAGCCCGGCGAGTCCGCCGACCGCGAGGCGGGCGTCGCCGCCGACGGCGGCGTCGTCCGGACGATGTCCCTCTGGAAGGCGTGGACGCCCTACGCCCTCGTCGCGGCGCTGCTCGTCGTCACGCGCGTCGTCGACCCGGTGACGGCGTTCCTCCAGTCGACGCTCGTCCTGCAGTGGGGGTCGATCTTCGGCACCTCGCTGTCGGGGTCGCTCGCGGTGCTGTACCTGCCGGGGGCGGTGTTCGTCGCCGTCCACCTGCTGACGATCCCCATCCACGGGATGTCGAAGGCGGAGGTCGTCGGCGCCTGGAGCGAGACGATCGAGAAGGTGACCCCCGCGGTCGTCGCCCTGCTGTTCGCGGTGGCGACGGTCCAGATCATGCTCCAGTCCGGCACCGCCACCGGCACCGACGGGATGTTGATCGTCCTCTCGGACGCGATGGCGAACCTCGCCGGCGGGGTCTACCCCTTCTTCGCGTCGCTCGTCGGTGCCCTCGGGGCCTTCCTCGCGGGGTCGAACACCGTCTCCGACATCCTCTTTGGCACCTTCCAGTACGGCGTCGCCGACCAGATCGGCTTCCCGCGTACCATCATCCTCGGTGCGCAGGCCGTCGGCGGGGCCATCGGCAACCTCATCGCCGTCCACAACGTCGTCGCGGCGCTCGCGGTCGTCGGCCTCGTCGGCGAGGAGGGCCGCGTCATCCGCTACGAGCTCATCCCGCTCGCGTACTACGCGACGGCCACGGGGGTCCTGACGCTGCTGTTCGGGTACGTGCTGTTCCCCGGGACGTTCTAG
- a CDS encoding ArsR family transcriptional regulator: MAGEERPRNDDGQYADRIPPEAVLEVFDERDDLARPLTASDVMEAVDCSRRTAHNKLEALVDRGRLKTRKVGARSRVWWVPMARESSHPSADTDDRPLAVANAIREANLPGSGPTLEARREALSAAYDYLAAHPEAKKADFLRDVYHDHPAGYESPESWWNAIQPALKGLPGVDPPAERGHLWHFLGGD, translated from the coding sequence ATGGCCGGGGAGGAACGCCCGCGGAACGACGACGGCCAGTACGCCGACCGCATCCCGCCGGAGGCGGTCCTGGAGGTGTTCGACGAGCGCGACGACTTGGCGCGGCCGCTCACCGCCAGCGACGTGATGGAGGCGGTCGACTGCTCGCGACGGACGGCCCACAACAAACTCGAGGCGCTCGTCGACCGGGGGCGGCTGAAGACCCGGAAGGTCGGCGCGCGGAGTCGCGTGTGGTGGGTGCCGATGGCGCGGGAGTCGTCCCACCCGTCCGCCGACACCGACGACCGACCGCTCGCCGTCGCCAACGCCATTCGCGAGGCGAACCTGCCGGGGAGCGGGCCGACCCTGGAGGCCCGCCGCGAGGCGCTGTCGGCCGCCTACGACTACCTGGCGGCCCACCCCGAGGCGAAGAAGGCCGACTTCCTCCGGGACGTCTATCACGACCACCCCGCAGGCTACGAATCCCCGGAGTCGTGGTGGAACGCCATCCAGCCGGCGCTGAAGGGGTTGCCGGGGGTCGATCCGCCCGCGGAGCGGGGCCACCTCTGGCATTTCCTCGGCGGCGACTGA
- a CDS encoding helix-turn-helix transcriptional regulator has product MTDPSPAAVVVRRSETLRALDEGAVSKATLVDRLGVSRSTVDRAVRELSTVGFVTSTPSGYRTTASGRLAAEVHDRYTRRIETLGEAAPLFAGVEVVFDLDPAVVDGATLIETAPHAPSRPVAAVADIVEAATHVSVYTGRYLSRHARLYHDRVMEAGMTVSFVTTERVIERQAATRPGDMREAVASGRVAIRHVDRDDPVTLVLAETPSGPEMGLVVYDDGAPRGFLGNDTPAATRWARALHERLWTSATPFDPT; this is encoded by the coding sequence ATGACCGATCCGTCCCCGGCCGCGGTCGTCGTTCGCCGGTCCGAGACGCTCCGCGCGCTCGACGAGGGGGCGGTTTCGAAGGCGACGCTCGTCGACCGGCTCGGGGTCTCCCGGTCGACGGTCGATCGGGCCGTCCGCGAGCTGTCGACGGTGGGGTTCGTGACGTCGACTCCGTCGGGCTACCGCACCACGGCGTCCGGACGGTTGGCCGCCGAGGTCCACGATCGGTACACCCGGCGGATCGAGACTCTCGGCGAGGCCGCCCCCCTGTTCGCCGGCGTCGAGGTGGTCTTCGATCTCGACCCGGCGGTCGTCGACGGGGCGACGCTGATCGAGACGGCGCCACACGCGCCGAGTCGTCCCGTCGCGGCGGTCGCGGACATCGTCGAGGCGGCGACGCACGTGTCGGTGTACACCGGGCGGTATCTCTCCCGCCACGCGCGACTCTATCACGACCGGGTCATGGAGGCGGGGATGACCGTCTCCTTCGTCACGACCGAGCGGGTGATCGAGCGGCAGGCGGCGACCCGTCCCGGTGACATGCGCGAGGCGGTCGCGAGCGGCCGCGTCGCGATCCGTCACGTCGACCGGGACGACCCCGTGACGCTCGTCCTCGCGGAGACGCCGTCGGGCCCCGAGATGGGGCTGGTCGTCTACGACGACGGGGCCCCACGCGGGTTCCTCGGCAACGACACGCCGGCGGCGACGCGGTGGGCACGGGCGCTCCACGAGCGCCTGTGGACGTCGGCGACGCCCTTCGATCCTACCTGA
- a CDS encoding LUD domain-containing protein, giving the protein MSKGSGDKAAEIRRLMATEGPAIEENTKGFNRKRQEAVAGLENYEELRTRAREIKEDAIERLPELIEELRESVEDNGGHLYVADDAADANRYIRDVAADADAERVVKSKSMTTEELDVNDALGADGVEVVETDLGEWVVQVADETPSHLIAPAIHRSQESIADLFREVFDPEDPPETADELTSFARERLGELIRDADVGMTGANFVAADSGTMAIVTSEGNARKCAVAPDTHVAVTGIEKIVPSTDDLSPFLELLARSGTGQDLTAYVSLFTPPVDSPTLDFDDDETPLSERDSNRDFHLVLIDNGRMAMREDEQLRETLYCIRCGQCSNSCANFQHVGGHAFGGETYSGGIGTGWEAGIEGLDTAAEFNDFCTGCSRCVNGCPTKIDIPWINTVVRDRINRGEEPEGADFLVEGLTPDEEPGGLELDKRLFGNFETLAKLGSATAPVSNWLADTAPARWALERVAGVDARRDLPEFQRETLVDWFERRSSTVPDPSREVVLYPDVYTNHVQVERGKAAVRALEALGVSVRVPSMRSSGRAPLSQGMIATAENHAHDVYGALAEHLDAGRDVVVIEPSDLAIFEREYERFLPEASAERLQEHSYEIMEYVYGLLENGADAGALRPGDGHDVAYHAHCQQRTLGLEAHTTTVLEDLGYDVATSDVECCGMAGSFGYKDTYYELSMDVGEDLAEQFSTPETRDRTVVASGTSCLEQLDALLSRPSRHPVELIAPR; this is encoded by the coding sequence ATGAGTAAGGGTAGCGGCGACAAGGCCGCCGAGATCAGGCGGCTGATGGCGACCGAGGGCCCCGCCATCGAGGAGAACACCAAGGGGTTCAACCGGAAGCGCCAGGAGGCGGTCGCCGGGTTGGAGAACTACGAGGAACTCCGGACCCGCGCCCGCGAGATCAAGGAGGACGCCATCGAGCGCCTCCCCGAACTGATCGAGGAGTTGCGGGAGTCCGTCGAGGACAACGGGGGTCACCTCTACGTCGCCGACGACGCCGCGGACGCCAACCGCTACATCCGCGACGTGGCCGCCGACGCGGACGCCGAGCGCGTCGTCAAGAGCAAGTCGATGACCACCGAGGAACTCGACGTCAACGACGCCCTGGGGGCCGACGGCGTCGAGGTGGTGGAGACGGACCTCGGCGAGTGGGTCGTCCAGGTCGCCGACGAGACGCCTTCCCACCTCATCGCCCCCGCCATCCACCGCTCCCAGGAGAGCATCGCCGACCTGTTCCGGGAGGTGTTCGACCCCGAGGACCCGCCGGAGACGGCCGACGAACTCACCAGCTTCGCCCGGGAGCGCCTGGGTGAACTCATCCGCGACGCCGACGTGGGCATGACCGGCGCCAACTTCGTCGCCGCCGACTCCGGGACGATGGCCATCGTCACCAGCGAGGGCAACGCCCGGAAGTGTGCCGTCGCGCCCGACACACACGTCGCCGTCACCGGCATCGAGAAAATCGTCCCCTCCACGGACGACCTCTCGCCGTTTCTCGAACTCCTCGCCCGCTCGGGTACGGGCCAGGACCTCACCGCCTACGTCTCGCTTTTCACCCCACCGGTCGACTCGCCGACCCTCGATTTCGACGACGACGAGACGCCCCTCTCCGAGCGGGATTCGAACCGCGACTTCCACCTCGTCCTCATCGATAACGGCCGGATGGCGATGCGCGAGGACGAGCAGCTCCGCGAGACGCTGTACTGCATCCGCTGTGGCCAGTGTTCGAACTCCTGTGCCAACTTCCAGCACGTCGGCGGCCACGCCTTCGGCGGCGAGACGTACTCCGGCGGCATCGGTACCGGCTGGGAGGCGGGCATCGAGGGACTGGACACCGCCGCCGAGTTCAACGACTTCTGTACCGGTTGTTCGCGGTGTGTCAACGGCTGTCCCACCAAAATCGATATCCCGTGGATCAACACGGTCGTCCGCGACCGAATCAACCGCGGCGAGGAGCCCGAGGGTGCCGACTTCCTCGTCGAGGGGCTCACCCCCGACGAGGAGCCCGGCGGGCTGGAACTCGATAAGCGCCTCTTCGGCAACTTCGAGACGCTCGCGAAACTCGGGAGCGCGACCGCCCCCGTCTCGAACTGGCTCGCCGACACCGCACCCGCCCGGTGGGCGCTCGAACGTGTCGCGGGCGTCGACGCCCGCCGTGACCTCCCCGAGTTCCAGCGGGAGACCCTCGTCGACTGGTTCGAGCGACGCTCCTCGACGGTGCCCGATCCCTCCCGGGAGGTCGTGCTCTACCCCGACGTCTACACCAACCACGTCCAGGTCGAACGCGGCAAGGCCGCGGTCCGGGCCCTGGAGGCCCTCGGCGTCTCCGTCCGGGTGCCCTCGATGCGCTCCAGCGGCCGCGCGCCCCTCTCCCAGGGGATGATCGCCACCGCCGAGAACCACGCCCACGACGTCTACGGCGCCCTCGCCGAACACCTCGACGCCGGGCGCGACGTGGTCGTCATCGAACCCTCGGACCTCGCGATATTCGAGCGGGAGTACGAGCGGTTCCTCCCCGAGGCGTCCGCCGAACGGCTCCAGGAGCACAGCTACGAGATCATGGAGTACGTCTATGGCCTGCTGGAGAACGGGGCCGACGCCGGGGCGCTCCGCCCGGGCGACGGCCACGACGTCGCGTACCACGCCCACTGTCAGCAGCGCACGCTCGGCCTCGAAGCCCACACGACGACCGTCCTCGAGGACTTGGGCTACGACGTCGCCACCTCGGACGTGGAGTGCTGTGGCATGGCCGGCTCCTTCGGGTACAAGGACACCTACTACGAGCTGAGCATGGACGTGGGCGAGGACCTGGCCGAGCAGTTCTCGACCCCCGAGACGCGCGACCGGACGGTCGTCGCGAGTGGCACCTCCTGTCTGGAGCAACTCGACGCCCTGCTCTCCCGGCCCTCGCGGCATCCGGTCGAACTGATCGCGCCACGGTAG
- a CDS encoding FAD-binding and (Fe-S)-binding domain-containing protein has protein sequence MATTGDSADDPAASGEYDYRSDDVDRPGMVDDLEELIEGDVRFDDYSRQLYATDASAYEMTPVGVVFPTSTADVAAIVEYCAEREVPILPRGGGTSLAGQTVNEAVVLDFSRHMTDVVEAEPDERRVRAQPGVTLGELNAELAPHSLKFAPDPAWGDKSVLGGAIGNNSTGAHSLKYGKTDAYVEELEVVLSDGTVTTFGEVSLAELRAGADPEGTVEERIYAAVERIVDEEADEVRERYPDMKRNVSGYNLDMLVDEAESGAINLGRLLAGSEGTLAIITEATVSLEPVPETKSVALLTYDDLLDAMADVAPILEHDPAAVEVMDDVLLDLARDTAEFADVVGMLPEGTSSVLLVEFYAAGDDDGRRKVADLVADRVPDADPEATPGEGAADRTDAPRVARAAMEAHDEETRAKFWKMRKSGLPILLGRTTDEKHIAFIEDTAIPAENLPDYVADFQAILDEHDTLTTYYAHAGPGVLHIRPLVNTKTVEGVHEMEAIADAATDLVVKYDGSVSGEHGDGRARTQWNRKLYGDRLWGVFRDLKGAFDPDWLLNPGTVCGYADDEPIPDGLSDRAAAADMTENLRFDPDYEFDAGFSSALEWDNENGMQGMVELCHGCGGCRGPQETTGGVMCPTYRASQEEITATRGRANLLRQAMSGDLDADATDVEFMHEVLDLCIGCKGCSKDCPSEVDLAKLKAEVTHEHHRRHGASLRDKLFANVDRLNELGSALAPLSNWAAKVPGARTVMEKTLGIAKDRTLPTFHRESLVDWFDDRGGCRVSAAEADRRALLFPDAYTTYNHPESGKAAVRTLEAANVHVRIPRDVSGSGRPPFSKGFLDRAREQAATNVDALAPRVRDGWDVVLVEPSDAVMFQSDYRDLLAGEDVDTLADNAYGIMEYLDTFRLDEALEADADGSLTYHGHCHQKSTRKDHHAVGVLRRAGYAVDPLDSGCCGMAGSFGYEAEHFSMSKAIGSILFDQVDDSPGEELVAPGASCRTQLGDHYDAEPPTPVEKLDAALR, from the coding sequence ATGGCAACGACAGGCGACTCCGCCGACGATCCCGCGGCGTCGGGGGAGTACGACTACCGGAGCGACGACGTCGATCGCCCGGGGATGGTCGACGACCTCGAGGAACTGATCGAGGGCGACGTGCGGTTCGACGACTACTCCCGACAGCTCTACGCCACGGACGCGAGCGCCTACGAGATGACCCCCGTGGGGGTCGTCTTCCCCACGTCGACCGCGGACGTGGCCGCTATCGTCGAGTACTGCGCCGAGCGCGAGGTGCCGATCCTGCCCCGCGGCGGCGGGACGAGCCTCGCCGGCCAGACGGTCAACGAGGCGGTCGTCCTCGATTTCTCGCGGCACATGACCGACGTGGTCGAGGCCGAGCCCGACGAGCGGCGGGTGCGCGCACAGCCGGGCGTCACGCTCGGCGAACTCAACGCGGAACTGGCGCCCCACAGCCTCAAGTTCGCCCCCGACCCCGCGTGGGGCGACAAGAGCGTCCTCGGAGGCGCCATCGGCAACAACTCCACCGGCGCCCACTCGCTGAAGTACGGCAAGACCGACGCCTACGTCGAGGAACTGGAGGTGGTGCTGTCCGACGGGACCGTGACCACCTTCGGCGAGGTGTCGCTGGCGGAACTCCGGGCCGGGGCCGATCCCGAGGGAACCGTCGAGGAACGAATCTACGCCGCGGTCGAACGGATCGTCGACGAGGAGGCCGACGAGGTGCGCGAGCGGTACCCCGACATGAAGCGCAACGTCTCGGGGTACAACCTGGACATGCTGGTCGACGAGGCCGAATCGGGGGCGATCAACCTCGGCCGCCTGCTCGCCGGCAGCGAGGGGACGCTCGCGATCATCACCGAGGCGACCGTCTCGCTCGAACCCGTCCCGGAAACGAAGTCCGTCGCCCTGCTGACCTACGACGACCTGCTCGACGCGATGGCGGACGTGGCGCCCATCCTCGAACACGACCCGGCGGCCGTCGAGGTGATGGACGACGTGTTGCTCGACCTGGCGCGGGACACCGCGGAGTTCGCGGACGTGGTCGGGATGCTCCCCGAGGGGACGAGCTCCGTGCTGCTCGTCGAGTTCTACGCCGCGGGCGACGACGACGGTCGCCGGAAGGTCGCGGACCTCGTCGCCGACCGCGTCCCCGACGCCGACCCCGAGGCGACCCCGGGCGAGGGGGCGGCCGACCGCACGGACGCTCCACGGGTCGCGCGGGCGGCGATGGAGGCCCACGACGAGGAGACGCGGGCGAAGTTCTGGAAGATGCGCAAGTCCGGGCTGCCGATCCTGCTGGGGCGGACCACCGACGAGAAACACATCGCGTTCATCGAGGACACGGCCATCCCGGCCGAGAACCTGCCGGACTACGTCGCCGACTTCCAGGCGATACTCGACGAACACGACACCCTCACCACCTACTACGCCCACGCGGGGCCGGGCGTCCTCCACATCCGGCCGCTGGTCAACACCAAGACCGTCGAGGGCGTCCACGAGATGGAGGCCATCGCCGACGCCGCGACCGACCTCGTCGTGAAATACGACGGCTCCGTCTCGGGCGAACACGGCGACGGCCGCGCCCGCACCCAGTGGAACCGGAAGCTGTACGGCGACCGGCTCTGGGGGGTCTTCCGCGACCTGAAGGGTGCCTTCGACCCCGACTGGCTGCTGAACCCAGGAACGGTCTGTGGCTACGCCGACGATGAGCCGATCCCCGACGGGCTGTCCGACCGAGCGGCCGCCGCCGACATGACCGAGAACCTCCGCTTCGACCCCGACTACGAGTTCGACGCCGGCTTCTCGTCGGCCCTCGAGTGGGACAACGAGAACGGCATGCAGGGCATGGTCGAACTCTGTCACGGCTGTGGCGGCTGTCGGGGCCCCCAGGAGACCACCGGCGGCGTGATGTGTCCGACCTACCGCGCCAGCCAGGAGGAGATCACCGCCACGCGCGGACGGGCGAACCTGCTCCGGCAGGCGATGAGCGGCGACCTGGACGCCGACGCGACCGACGTGGAGTTCATGCACGAGGTGCTCGACCTCTGTATCGGCTGCAAGGGCTGCTCGAAGGACTGCCCGAGCGAGGTGGACCTCGCGAAGCTGAAAGCGGAGGTGACCCACGAACACCACCGGCGACACGGTGCCAGCCTGCGCGATAAGCTGTTCGCGAACGTCGACCGCCTGAACGAACTCGGGTCGGCGCTGGCGCCGCTCTCGAACTGGGCGGCGAAGGTGCCCGGCGCCCGCACGGTGATGGAGAAGACCCTCGGCATCGCGAAGGACCGCACCCTGCCGACCTTCCACCGCGAGTCGCTCGTCGACTGGTTCGACGACCGTGGCGGCTGCCGGGTTTCGGCGGCCGAGGCCGACCGGCGCGCCCTGCTCTTCCCCGACGCGTACACCACGTACAACCACCCCGAGTCGGGGAAGGCCGCCGTCCGGACTCTGGAGGCGGCGAACGTCCACGTCCGTATCCCACGGGACGTGAGCGGGAGCGGCCGTCCGCCGTTCTCGAAGGGCTTCCTCGACCGGGCCCGCGAGCAGGCGGCGACGAACGTCGACGCCCTCGCGCCCCGCGTCCGCGACGGCTGGGACGTGGTGTTGGTCGAACCCTCCGACGCCGTGATGTTCCAGTCCGACTACCGCGACCTACTAGCCGGCGAGGACGTCGATACCCTCGCGGACAACGCCTACGGGATCATGGAGTATCTCGACACGTTCCGCCTCGACGAGGCGCTGGAGGCGGACGCGGACGGCTCGCTGACCTACCACGGCCACTGTCACCAGAAGTCGACACGGAAGGACCACCACGCGGTCGGCGTGTTGCGGCGGGCGGGCTACGCGGTCGACCCGCTGGACTCCGGGTGCTGTGGCATGGCCGGGTCCTTCGGCTACGAAGCCGAACACTTCTCGATGAGCAAGGCCATCGGGTCCATCCTCTTCGACCAGGTGGACGACAGTCCCGGCGAGGAACTCGTCGCCCCGGGGGCCTCCTGCCGGACGCAACTCGGCGACCACTACGACGCGGAGCCGCCGACGCCGGTGGAGAAACTCGACGCCGCGCTCAGGTAG